A genomic segment from Spongiibacter sp. IMCC21906 encodes:
- a CDS encoding efflux RND transporter permease subunit, protein MNLSRPFIQRPVGTGLLSLAIVLVGLLAWRMLPVSPLPQIDFPVISVSASLPGASPESMATTVATPLERALGAISGVTAISSSSNQGSSQVVLTFELDRNINEAARDVQAAINSVRSQLPSGMPGNPEFRKVDPSQAPIMGLALSSPNLMSAQLYDAASTILAQRLAQIVGVGEVEVSGASLPAVRVQLNPGALLHRGLALDEVRNAISTANALRPLGVIEDANYRWRVTTSDPLRKASEYRDLVISQTDGAVVRLGDVAEVTNSVENRYSSGFHNDRPAVMLMISRQSGANIVETIDAIYAELPRLKALMPADSELSVIMDRSPGIRSTLSEAELTLLISVVLVILVVWAFLGSFRTALIPTLAIPVSLIGAFVVMYFYGFSLNNLSLMALVVACGLVVDDAIVVLENIERHLEAGLSPLHASLKGANEVGFTLLAMNLALVVVFVSILFMGGVVERLFREFSITLAGAMLISLLVSITLTPSLCARWLQAKEQRRPGRFARNSAELFESLQTAYGHSLDWVLRHGVLVMVLLLGVLASNIYLYMAIPKTTLPNQDTGQIRGFVRGDDGFSFQIMQPKIEAFRQYILQDPAVADVTGTSGGNGGLTNAQLTVNLKPVTERDASAQEVVDRLRENAPLVSGGRLMLMVDQDIRLSSPFRRSEYELLLRSDSLEDLREWAYNAAVAMQELPELVDVDSPGGEETQQVVLNIDREKARQYGVDMSTIASMLNNSFSQRQVATLYDEMNQYRVVMELTPGYTSSPSVLRQLEVLTDDGNKVPLSTFTSWDYGMGEDRIRHEGQFASEGIGYALAPGVTALQAEAALAEMVNKIKLPTKVHVAEDDDTGRDFGADLSQPWLILWVLLAVYLVLGVLYESTLHPLTILSTLPSAGIGALIALKISNTYLSLIALLGLFLLIGIVMKNAILMIDFALQAQRRNGLTPIAAIREASVLRLRAILMTNLAALLGAVPLAMGFGEGAELRRPLGITIIGGLLVSQFLTLYTTPVVYLYLEKLRQKCIRHDALPAETDSDLMKSP, encoded by the coding sequence ATGAATTTATCCCGGCCTTTTATTCAACGGCCTGTGGGAACCGGGCTGCTGTCACTGGCCATTGTGTTGGTGGGGCTGCTGGCTTGGCGAATGCTACCGGTGTCGCCGCTGCCCCAGATTGATTTTCCGGTAATTAGTGTCTCCGCCAGTTTGCCCGGTGCCAGTCCAGAGAGCATGGCCACCACGGTGGCGACACCTTTAGAAAGGGCGCTGGGGGCAATTTCTGGCGTCACCGCGATTTCTTCCTCCAGCAATCAGGGCTCGTCTCAGGTTGTGTTGACCTTTGAACTGGATAGAAATATTAACGAGGCGGCCAGAGATGTACAGGCGGCCATTAATAGTGTCCGCAGCCAGTTACCGTCGGGCATGCCCGGTAACCCTGAATTTAGAAAAGTAGACCCTTCTCAAGCGCCTATTATGGGCTTGGCATTGAGTTCGCCCAATTTAATGTCGGCCCAGCTTTACGACGCGGCCTCGACCATTTTAGCCCAACGACTTGCTCAAATTGTGGGGGTGGGTGAAGTGGAAGTCAGCGGGGCATCGTTGCCTGCAGTGCGGGTGCAACTTAACCCTGGCGCGTTGCTGCACAGAGGCTTGGCTTTGGATGAAGTGCGCAATGCCATTAGCACCGCCAATGCTCTGCGCCCTCTGGGTGTCATCGAAGATGCGAACTATCGCTGGCGGGTTACCACCAGTGACCCCTTGCGTAAGGCCAGTGAGTATCGCGATCTGGTTATTAGCCAAACCGATGGCGCGGTGGTGCGGCTGGGGGATGTGGCGGAGGTGACTAACTCGGTAGAAAACCGTTATAGCAGCGGTTTTCACAATGATCGGCCCGCGGTGATGTTAATGATCAGTCGCCAGAGCGGCGCTAATATTGTTGAAACCATCGATGCGATATATGCCGAGCTGCCAAGGTTAAAAGCCTTGATGCCCGCCGATAGTGAGTTGTCAGTGATAATGGATCGCTCGCCGGGAATCCGTTCTACATTGTCTGAAGCCGAGCTGACGCTGCTGATTTCAGTGGTGTTGGTGATATTGGTAGTGTGGGCATTTTTGGGAAGCTTCCGTACGGCATTAATCCCCACCTTGGCCATTCCGGTGTCATTAATTGGCGCGTTTGTGGTGATGTATTTCTACGGCTTCTCGCTCAACAACCTGTCGTTGATGGCCTTGGTGGTGGCCTGTGGTTTGGTGGTGGATGATGCCATCGTGGTACTGGAGAATATCGAGCGTCACCTGGAGGCTGGCTTGTCGCCATTACACGCCTCCTTAAAAGGTGCCAACGAAGTGGGTTTTACGCTACTGGCAATGAATTTGGCCTTGGTGGTGGTGTTTGTTTCAATTCTGTTTATGGGCGGGGTTGTCGAACGTCTGTTTCGGGAGTTTTCGATTACCCTGGCTGGGGCCATGCTAATTTCTCTGCTGGTGTCTATCACGCTGACCCCCAGTCTTTGTGCCCGCTGGTTGCAGGCTAAAGAACAGCGCCGTCCGGGGCGTTTTGCGCGCAACAGTGCGGAGCTTTTTGAATCGCTGCAAACGGCTTATGGTCACAGTCTGGACTGGGTATTGCGTCACGGCGTACTGGTGATGGTTTTGTTGTTGGGGGTGCTGGCCAGCAATATTTATCTGTATATGGCCATCCCTAAAACCACCTTGCCGAATCAAGATACCGGGCAGATCAGGGGCTTTGTGCGGGGAGACGACGGGTTTTCTTTTCAAATTATGCAGCCGAAAATTGAAGCCTTTCGTCAGTACATTCTGCAAGACCCGGCCGTGGCTGATGTCACCGGCACCAGTGGCGGCAATGGCGGTTTGACCAATGCCCAGCTCACGGTCAATCTCAAACCCGTGACTGAACGTGATGCCTCTGCCCAAGAGGTAGTTGATCGCTTACGCGAAAATGCGCCGCTGGTTTCTGGTGGGCGATTAATGTTGATGGTCGATCAGGATATTCGCTTGTCGTCGCCGTTTAGACGCAGCGAATATGAATTATTGCTGCGTTCTGATTCCTTAGAAGACCTGCGGGAGTGGGCCTACAACGCCGCTGTGGCCATGCAGGAATTACCTGAGCTGGTGGATGTGGACTCGCCGGGCGGCGAAGAAACCCAGCAGGTGGTGCTAAATATAGATAGAGAAAAAGCCCGCCAATATGGGGTGGATATGAGCACTATCGCCTCTATGCTCAACAATTCTTTTTCTCAGCGTCAGGTGGCGACCCTTTACGATGAAATGAACCAATACCGGGTGGTAATGGAGTTGACACCGGGCTATACCTCCAGTCCGTCGGTATTACGCCAGTTGGAAGTACTAACGGATGACGGCAATAAGGTGCCTTTATCAACCTTTACCAGCTGGGATTACGGTATGGGAGAAGACCGTATTCGCCATGAGGGGCAGTTTGCCTCGGAGGGTATTGGCTATGCCTTGGCACCCGGTGTGACTGCATTGCAGGCCGAAGCGGCATTGGCGGAAATGGTGAATAAAATCAAATTGCCTACCAAAGTGCATGTGGCCGAAGACGACGACACCGGTAGAGATTTTGGTGCTGATCTTAGTCAGCCCTGGTTAATTTTGTGGGTATTGCTGGCGGTCTATTTGGTGTTAGGAGTCTTGTATGAAAGCACATTACATCCGCTGACGATTTTGTCGACCCTGCCCTCGGCGGGCATTGGTGCACTGATTGCCCTTAAAATTTCTAATACCTATTTAAGCTTAATTGCTTTGTTAGGTTTGTTTTTGTTGATCGGCATTGTGATGAAAAATGCCATCTTAATGATTGATTTTGCTTTGCAAGCCCAGCGCCGCAATGGCTTAACACCTATTGCGGCAATTCGTGAAGCTTCGGTGTTGCGATTGCGGGCAATCTTGATGACGAATTTGGCAGCCTTATTGGGCGCGGTACCGTTAGCGATGGGCTTTGGAGAAGGTGCCGAGCTGCGCCGGCCGCTGGGCATTACCATTATTGGTGGTTTGCTGGTTAGCCAGTTTCTGACTTTGTATACCACACCGGTTGTGTATTTATATTTAGAAAAGCTGCGCCAAAAATGTATTCGACATGACGCACTGCCCGCTGAAACCGACTCTGATTTGATGAAATCCCCATGA
- a CDS encoding multidrug efflux RND transporter permease subunit, whose product MNSLSRPFILRPVATSLLMTALLAMGILAWRLLPVAALPQVEYPIIQIFTFHPGAGPDVTARTITAPLEKQLGKIPGLKQMSSTSSGGASVITLQFALEVDLGVAEQEVQAALNAADNLLPNDLPTPPIYRKVNPADAPILTLAISSASLPLPEVYDLVDTRMAQKLAQLSGVGLVSLAGGQRPALRIQVNPTAVAAYGLSLNQIRSAIAATNVNQPKGSFDGPNRSTMLDANDQITSVADYEKLIIAWQNGAPLRLGDVANIVNGAENRFMGAWANTQAAVLLNIQKQPGANVIDVADRVQALLPQLAATLPDSVDVTVLSDRTDSIRASVRDVQKELFFAIGLVVLVTFAFLRSIPATIIPSIAVPLSLVGTFAFMYLAEYSINNLSLMALTIATGFVVDDAIVMLENIARHREEGDSPLAAALKGAKEIGFTLISLTVSLIAVLIPLLFMADVVGRMFHEFAVTLAVAIGISLLISLTLTPMMCSKMLKQPLNHQNSSQDFMDGLIRRYGHGLDWVLERRGPAMLVMLGTIALTVVLYFAVDKDFFPVQDSGVIQVVTEAPQTSSFANMAKRQQSLAAALLEEPGVESLSSFIGVDGSNTTLNSGRMFINLPPHDQRSESVFELIEKLRARAADVPGIEAWFQPVQELSIEDRVSRTQYRFTLTAASTKDLADWVPRFIEALDQRPELVDVASDLQQQGREAYIDIDRDAAARLGVSVSDIADTLQNAYGQRQIATLFTQANQYRVVLEVDQHQARGLEALQSLYVPTASGSPAPLSSVATVKQRAAALLINHQGQFPSATLSFNLAADASLGEAINAIETVEKEIGLPLGIERRFQGAAEAFQASLSNTLWLILAAVATMYVVLGILYESTIHPITILSTLPSATVGALLALLLTGRPLDLVAVIGVVLLIGLVKKNGIMMVDFALDAQRTQGMAPREAIHRAAMLRFRPILMTTLAALFGALPLMLASGSGAELRQPLGLVMVGGLLVSQVLTLFTTPVVYLFFDRFRQDPLDLDAAEALQ is encoded by the coding sequence ATGAATAGCCTGTCGCGTCCTTTTATTCTTCGACCAGTGGCAACGTCGCTGCTGATGACCGCGCTGTTGGCAATGGGGATATTGGCCTGGCGCCTGTTGCCGGTGGCAGCACTGCCGCAGGTGGAATATCCCATTATTCAGATATTCACCTTTCATCCCGGCGCGGGTCCCGATGTGACCGCCAGAACCATTACCGCGCCGCTGGAAAAACAACTGGGGAAAATTCCAGGGTTGAAGCAGATGTCTTCCACCAGTTCTGGTGGCGCATCGGTAATTACCCTGCAGTTTGCGCTGGAAGTCGATTTGGGCGTAGCCGAGCAGGAGGTACAGGCCGCCTTAAATGCCGCCGATAATCTGCTGCCCAACGATCTGCCTACACCGCCAATTTACCGCAAGGTGAATCCGGCCGATGCGCCCATACTGACGCTGGCGATTAGCTCTGCCAGCCTGCCTTTGCCGGAGGTTTACGACCTTGTTGACACACGCATGGCGCAAAAACTGGCGCAATTATCGGGTGTTGGTTTAGTCAGTTTGGCTGGGGGGCAGCGCCCGGCTCTGCGCATTCAGGTTAACCCCACGGCGGTGGCGGCCTATGGTTTGAGTTTGAATCAAATTCGCAGTGCCATTGCGGCGACCAATGTTAATCAGCCCAAGGGCAGTTTTGACGGCCCTAATCGCAGCACTATGCTAGACGCCAATGATCAGATTACCTCGGTGGCTGATTACGAAAAACTGATCATTGCCTGGCAAAACGGCGCACCGCTGCGCTTGGGTGATGTTGCCAATATAGTTAATGGTGCAGAAAATCGTTTTATGGGTGCCTGGGCCAACACTCAAGCGGCAGTGTTGTTGAATATTCAAAAACAACCGGGTGCAAACGTCATCGATGTGGCTGATCGGGTACAGGCGCTGTTACCACAATTGGCTGCAACTCTGCCTGACTCGGTAGATGTGACGGTATTAAGTGATCGCACCGATAGCATCCGCGCGTCGGTGCGGGATGTACAAAAAGAATTGTTCTTTGCCATCGGCCTTGTGGTGCTGGTGACCTTTGCATTTTTGCGCAGTATTCCCGCCACGATTATTCCTAGCATTGCAGTACCGCTGTCGCTGGTGGGCACCTTTGCCTTTATGTATTTGGCAGAATACTCCATTAACAATCTCAGCCTGATGGCCTTAACCATCGCCACTGGGTTTGTGGTGGACGATGCCATTGTGATGCTAGAAAACATTGCCCGCCATCGGGAAGAGGGAGACTCGCCGCTGGCCGCCGCTTTAAAAGGTGCCAAAGAAATTGGCTTTACGTTGATTTCCCTTACCGTTTCCTTGATTGCGGTATTAATCCCCTTGCTGTTTATGGCGGATGTGGTGGGGCGAATGTTTCATGAATTTGCGGTGACACTGGCGGTGGCTATCGGTATTTCTTTACTGATCTCGCTGACGCTGACGCCGATGATGTGTTCAAAAATGTTGAAGCAGCCGTTGAATCATCAAAACAGCTCTCAGGATTTTATGGACGGTTTGATTCGTCGTTATGGTCACGGCCTGGATTGGGTTTTAGAACGACGAGGTCCAGCGATGTTGGTCATGCTGGGCACCATCGCGTTAACGGTGGTGCTGTACTTTGCGGTGGATAAAGACTTTTTTCCGGTGCAAGACAGCGGCGTGATTCAAGTGGTGACCGAGGCGCCCCAGACCAGTTCTTTTGCCAATATGGCCAAGCGTCAACAAAGTTTGGCTGCGGCATTATTAGAAGAGCCCGGTGTAGAAAGTCTGTCTTCGTTTATTGGTGTGGATGGCAGCAATACCACGTTGAATAGCGGCCGCATGTTTATTAATTTGCCGCCCCACGACCAGCGCAGTGAATCGGTATTTGAGTTAATCGAAAAACTTCGCGCCCGAGCTGCAGACGTGCCGGGGATAGAAGCCTGGTTTCAGCCAGTGCAAGAACTGAGTATTGAAGACCGGGTTAGTCGTACCCAATACCGCTTTACGTTGACGGCAGCCAGCACCAAAGATTTAGCCGATTGGGTGCCTCGTTTTATTGAGGCGTTGGACCAGCGTCCAGAACTGGTCGATGTTGCCAGTGATTTACAGCAACAGGGTCGGGAAGCCTATATCGATATTGATCGGGACGCTGCAGCAAGGCTTGGCGTAAGTGTGTCGGATATTGCCGATACCTTGCAAAACGCTTATGGCCAGCGGCAAATTGCGACTCTGTTTACTCAGGCCAACCAATATCGGGTGGTGTTGGAGGTGGATCAACATCAGGCTCGGGGCTTGGAGGCCTTACAAAGTCTGTATGTGCCAACTGCCTCGGGTAGTCCTGCACCGTTGAGCAGTGTTGCCACGGTGAAGCAACGTGCGGCGGCGCTGCTGATCAATCATCAAGGACAGTTTCCCTCGGCAACCTTGTCGTTTAATTTAGCTGCGGATGCCTCACTGGGTGAAGCAATTAATGCCATTGAAACCGTAGAAAAAGAAATTGGTTTGCCGCTGGGAATTGAACGGCGTTTTCAAGGCGCTGCCGAAGCTTTTCAGGCTTCTTTGTCGAATACTCTCTGGCTAATACTTGCCGCTGTCGCGACCATGTATGTGGTGCTGGGGATCTTGTATGAAAGCACTATTCATCCTATTACCATTTTATCTACTCTGCCTTCGGCCACGGTTGGCGCGCTGTTGGCATTGTTGTTGACCGGCAGACCGCTGGATTTAGTGGCGGTTATCGGCGTGGTCTTGCTTATTGGTCTGGTTAAAAAGAACGGCATTATGATGGTGGACTTTGCCCTAGACGCGCAGCGTACTCAGGGTATGGCCCCTCGTGAGGCGATTCACCGCGCCGCCATGTTGCGTTTTCGGCCGATTTTAATGACGACCCTTGCCGCACTCTTTGGCGCCTTGCCATTGATGTTGGCGTCGGGTTCGGGTGCTGAACTTCGCCAGCCGCTGGGGCTGGTCATGGTGGGCGGTTTATTAGTGAGTCAGGTGCTCACCTTGTTTACGACCCCTGTGGTGTATTTATTCTTTGATCGGTTTCGGCAAGATCCGCTTGATCTTGATGCGGCTGAGGCCCTGCAATGA
- a CDS encoding biopolymer transporter ExbD, translating into MSFGGGFDEEGEVMSEINMTPLVDVMLVLLIIFIITVPVITHSVKVDLPRADNTPNLIKPDTVNLAVDADGTLHWNKSVVSSGELDQRLVVAAQKEPQPEIHIRGDRKANYEEVLKVMAAVQRAGILKLGFVTEPQS; encoded by the coding sequence ATGTCCTTTGGCGGCGGCTTTGATGAAGAAGGCGAGGTAATGAGCGAAATCAATATGACGCCGTTGGTGGATGTTATGTTGGTGCTGTTAATTATTTTTATTATTACCGTGCCGGTTATTACTCATTCGGTGAAAGTGGATTTGCCGCGAGCAGATAACACGCCCAATCTTATTAAACCCGATACGGTGAATCTGGCGGTGGATGCCGATGGCACATTGCACTGGAATAAGTCGGTGGTGAGTAGCGGCGAGTTGGATCAGCGTTTGGTCGTTGCAGCCCAAAAAGAGCCTCAGCCTGAAATTCATATACGCGGTGATCGCAAGGCCAATTACGAAGAGGTGTTAAAGGTGATGGCGGCGGTACAGCGGGCAGGTATATTAAAGTTGGGTTTTGTGACCGAGCCTCAGTCTTAG
- a CDS encoding MotA/TolQ/ExbB proton channel family protein gives MNNPYGVEAMWSQGDAIIKVVAIALLIMSVASWYVIVVRSWRLNRLRSAEAALQDFWHEHSFSEAVELLGDGKDNPFRELAETGEAAVVHHVNHKDDLHGHMPLADWVTACMKGSIDESAERLQRGLAILASVGSTAPFIGLFGTVWGIYHALVGIGMSGQASIDKVAGPVGEALIMTAFGLAVAIPAVLGYNALARSNKGVIGKLNRFAHQLHAYLLTGAPPAPKKSSNPDVVAKISGRKQRQQEAR, from the coding sequence ATGAATAACCCCTATGGCGTCGAGGCGATGTGGTCCCAGGGCGATGCCATCATCAAGGTGGTGGCAATTGCTTTGCTAATAATGTCTGTTGCGTCTTGGTATGTCATTGTCGTGCGCTCATGGCGTCTTAACCGTCTTCGTAGTGCCGAGGCGGCGTTGCAGGATTTTTGGCATGAGCACAGTTTTAGTGAGGCGGTGGAACTGCTGGGCGATGGTAAGGACAATCCCTTTCGGGAACTGGCCGAAACCGGTGAAGCGGCCGTCGTCCACCATGTTAATCACAAAGACGATTTGCACGGCCATATGCCACTGGCCGACTGGGTCACTGCCTGCATGAAGGGCTCTATTGATGAGAGCGCGGAACGCCTGCAGCGGGGCTTGGCTATTTTGGCTTCTGTTGGATCTACTGCGCCGTTTATTGGTTTGTTTGGCACGGTGTGGGGTATTTATCATGCTTTGGTGGGCATTGGTATGTCTGGTCAAGCGAGTATCGACAAGGTTGCCGGCCCTGTGGGTGAGGCCTTGATTATGACCGCCTTTGGTTTGGCAGTGGCGATTCCAGCGGTGTTGGGTTACAACGCCTTGGCGCGCTCGAATAAAGGTGTTATCGGCAAGCTCAATCGCTTTGCGCATCAGCTTCATGCTTACTTGCTGACAGGGGCACCTCCCGCGCCAAAAAAGTCCAGTAATCCTGATGTGGTCGCCAAGATCAGTGGCCGCAAACAGCGGCAGCAGGAGGCTAGATAA
- a CDS encoding efflux RND transporter periplasmic adaptor subunit, whose product MTDGIKRRQRRNIVICVLILLTLVGGTWYLLSASGGDTAPEPRRRGWGNMATSVSVVTAQKGSLDVQVHSIGTVTAMNTVIVRSRVGGVLDEILFDEGAEVKAGAPLAQIDPAPYQAQLAQAEGQLQQNRAQLENAKVDLELYQGLYKEDSIARQQLDSQAALVRQLQGANKSSQAEVDDARLQLSWTTITAPIAGRLGLRRVDAGNLITANEEEGLITITQTKPIAVFFTIPEVQVTALRKAMSVDDNLRVEVLSRNEQEVIATGKLVTLDNQIDVNTGTLRVKAEFANEDEALFPNQFVNVRLRLAEVKDVLTIAADAVQHGSQGNYVYVVEEGRAYIRSVELGAADDERVTITAGLSEGAQVVLEGLDRLRDGREVLVEGQETQPQPATESNSHAKGGATEPGARNRPAGQAANRPEGGRPRDGNRPARAAPQG is encoded by the coding sequence ATGACAGACGGAATAAAACGTCGGCAACGACGCAATATTGTTATTTGCGTGCTGATTTTGCTGACCCTGGTGGGTGGGACCTGGTATTTGCTAAGCGCGAGCGGCGGCGATACTGCCCCAGAGCCACGGCGAAGAGGCTGGGGCAATATGGCAACGTCGGTCAGCGTGGTGACCGCGCAGAAAGGCAGTCTCGATGTGCAGGTGCATTCTATCGGCACCGTGACGGCTATGAATACGGTGATCGTGCGTAGCCGGGTTGGTGGCGTGTTGGATGAGATTTTATTTGATGAGGGTGCAGAGGTAAAAGCCGGGGCGCCATTGGCGCAGATTGATCCCGCCCCGTATCAAGCTCAGCTCGCTCAGGCTGAAGGTCAGTTACAGCAAAACCGCGCCCAGTTGGAAAATGCCAAGGTTGATTTAGAGCTGTACCAAGGTCTTTATAAAGAAGATTCCATTGCCCGGCAGCAGCTGGACAGTCAGGCCGCGCTGGTAAGACAGCTTCAGGGGGCCAACAAAAGCAGTCAGGCAGAAGTGGATGATGCCCGTTTACAACTGTCGTGGACCACGATTACGGCGCCGATAGCGGGCCGCCTTGGTTTGCGTCGGGTTGATGCTGGTAATTTGATTACCGCCAATGAAGAAGAAGGCTTGATTACCATTACCCAAACCAAGCCCATCGCGGTGTTTTTTACGATTCCCGAAGTGCAGGTGACGGCGCTGCGTAAGGCCATGAGTGTCGATGACAATTTGCGCGTAGAGGTGCTTAGCCGTAATGAACAGGAGGTGATTGCCACGGGTAAGCTGGTGACCTTGGATAATCAGATTGATGTCAATACGGGTACCTTGCGGGTTAAAGCTGAGTTTGCCAACGAAGATGAAGCCTTGTTTCCCAATCAATTTGTTAACGTCAGGCTGCGTCTGGCAGAGGTGAAGGATGTTCTCACCATTGCTGCCGATGCAGTTCAGCATGGTTCCCAGGGTAACTACGTTTATGTGGTTGAAGAGGGCCGGGCTTATATTCGCTCGGTGGAGCTGGGTGCGGCAGATGATGAGCGAGTGACCATCACTGCGGGGTTAAGTGAAGGTGCGCAAGTCGTGCTGGAAGGTTTAGATCGTCTGCGTGATGGTCGTGAAGTGCTTGTCGAAGGGCAAGAGACTCAGCCCCAGCCCGCAACGGAGTCAAACAGCCATGCCAAAGGCGGTGCCACTGAGCCGGGTGCTCGCAACAGGCCCGCAGGTCAGGCAGCTAATCGCCCTGAGGGTGGACGGCCCCGAGACGGTAACAGACCAGCACGCGCTGCCCCCCAAGGCTGA
- a CDS encoding outer membrane lipoprotein-sorting protein, producing MLINYRGCWLAIAATILLNSSVFAETKSPEAKGLVIAKEMKARDTGWTDSTATMEMQLFSRGDMLATREMRIKSLEKQDDGDKSLTIFDTPRDVQGTAFLSFTHILEPDDQWLYLPALKRVKQISSKNKTSPFMGSEFSYEDLNSFEVARYDYKWLRNETFNGMECYVIEAYPKDPYSGYSKEVVWVDHAELRPLKADYYDKRGKLLKTLIYSDYQQYLDTFWRPATQTMVNHQNNKKTIVLMKNYQFKTGLDESDFTRNSLQRAR from the coding sequence ATGCTGATCAATTATCGAGGCTGCTGGTTGGCCATCGCCGCAACCATACTGCTCAATAGCAGCGTTTTTGCTGAGACAAAATCTCCCGAAGCCAAAGGCTTGGTCATCGCCAAAGAAATGAAAGCCCGTGATACGGGCTGGACAGACTCCACCGCCACCATGGAAATGCAATTATTCAGTCGCGGCGACATGCTGGCCACCCGGGAAATGCGAATTAAAAGCCTGGAAAAACAGGATGACGGCGATAAATCACTCACTATTTTTGATACTCCAAGAGATGTTCAGGGCACCGCTTTTCTCAGCTTCACTCATATTCTTGAGCCCGATGATCAGTGGCTATATTTACCCGCTCTGAAGCGCGTCAAACAAATTTCATCTAAGAATAAAACCAGCCCCTTTATGGGCAGCGAATTCTCCTACGAAGACCTCAACTCCTTTGAGGTTGCCCGCTATGATTATAAGTGGCTGCGCAACGAAACCTTTAATGGCATGGAGTGCTATGTCATTGAGGCTTATCCCAAAGACCCTTATTCTGGATACAGCAAAGAAGTCGTCTGGGTGGATCATGCCGAATTAAGGCCACTTAAAGCTGACTATTACGATAAACGCGGCAAATTGTTAAAAACGCTGATTTACAGTGACTATCAACAATATCTGGATACCTTCTGGCGGCCCGCTACTCAAACCATGGTTAATCACCAAAACAATAAAAAAACCATCGTTTTAATGAAGAATTATCAATTTAAAACAGGGCTAGACGAAAGTGACTTCACCCGAAACAGCTTGCAACGTGCCCGCTAG
- a CDS encoding efflux transporter outer membrane subunit, giving the protein MMKKRTIIQCLLLTTTLVTGLTACSAGPDYVKPTVNIPVSFKYEAGWQTVSSQSWAAQGKWWQAFNDPKLNSLINQAMQANQTLAQSEARYRASQAQLRGARSDYFPQLNGSLSGTRSGGDSRNVDESYSAGISLSWAPDVWGRVRRQVESQQANLEGSAADLVAAQLTIQLAVAQSYIRLRAFDLQREILEQTMIAYDRSYTLTNNQYKAGIVARSDVIQAETQRQSLKADLIDLQNQRALEENNIAVLLGKAPVQFSLAALNRIPDVPALPETLPSTLISRRPDVVSAERQLAAANAQIGVAKTAWLPSFGISASQGLQASRFSELLDAPNMIWSVGPSLAQTLFDGGARQAAYNIAKAQYDEQLAFYRQTVLDGLAEVENALASIALLGDKAEQQDRLVELAEENERIITNRYKAGIVSFLEVATAQNLTLNAKRSRLSNTADRLQAALQLAAVIGGGWELDDPVVQTVTVEPKD; this is encoded by the coding sequence ATGATGAAAAAACGAACAATTATTCAGTGCTTATTGCTGACAACGACGCTAGTTACTGGCTTAACGGCCTGCTCGGCTGGACCGGATTATGTTAAGCCAACGGTAAATATCCCGGTCAGCTTTAAATACGAAGCCGGTTGGCAAACGGTGAGTTCGCAAAGCTGGGCCGCACAGGGTAAATGGTGGCAGGCATTTAATGATCCGAAATTAAATAGCCTGATTAATCAGGCCATGCAAGCCAACCAGACCCTTGCCCAAAGTGAGGCTCGGTATCGCGCTTCACAAGCCCAGCTTCGCGGGGCGCGAAGTGACTACTTCCCCCAGTTGAACGGCAGCCTTTCAGGCACCCGCAGCGGTGGCGATAGCCGCAATGTAGACGAAAGCTACAGTGCTGGCATCAGTTTGAGTTGGGCTCCGGATGTGTGGGGCAGGGTGCGGCGTCAGGTCGAGAGCCAGCAAGCGAATCTTGAAGGCAGCGCTGCCGATTTGGTGGCGGCGCAGTTAACTATTCAGCTGGCCGTGGCGCAGAGCTATATTCGCCTGCGCGCCTTTGACTTGCAGCGCGAGATTCTTGAGCAAACCATGATTGCTTATGATCGCTCCTATACCCTCACTAATAACCAATATAAAGCGGGAATTGTGGCGCGCTCAGATGTGATTCAGGCAGAAACTCAGCGTCAATCGCTGAAAGCCGATTTGATTGATCTGCAAAACCAACGCGCTTTAGAAGAAAACAATATTGCGGTATTGCTTGGCAAAGCGCCGGTGCAATTTTCGCTGGCGGCGCTTAATCGCATTCCCGATGTGCCCGCGTTGCCAGAAACCTTGCCCTCTACCTTAATTTCTCGTCGCCCCGATGTGGTGTCGGCAGAACGACAGCTTGCTGCTGCCAATGCTCAAATTGGTGTCGCTAAAACGGCGTGGTTGCCCAGCTTTGGTATCAGCGCCAGTCAGGGGCTGCAGGCCAGTCGCTTTAGTGAATTATTGGATGCGCCCAATATGATCTGGTCGGTGGGGCCCAGCCTTGCTCAAACTCTGTTTGATGGTGGGGCGCGCCAAGCTGCATATAACATCGCCAAAGCGCAGTACGATGAACAGCTGGCGTTTTATCGGCAAACCGTATTGGATGGCTTGGCAGAAGTAGAAAATGCACTGGCCAGTATTGCGCTGTTAGGAGATAAAGCCGAGCAGCAAGATCGCTTAGTTGAACTGGCTGAAGAAAACGAACGCATTATTACTAACCGTTACAAAGCCGGGATCGTCAGTTTTCTTGAGGTGGCAACGGCGCAAAATTTGACCTTAAATGCAAAGCGGTCGCGGTTAAGTAACACCGCCGATAGACTACAAGCCGCCTTGCAGTTGGCGGCAGTTATCGGCGGCGGTTGGGAGCTGGATGATCCGGTGGTGCAGACGGTGACGGTTGAGCCAAAAGACTAA